The following proteins are encoded in a genomic region of Nicotiana sylvestris chromosome 4, ASM39365v2, whole genome shotgun sequence:
- the LOC104210097 gene encoding 2-oxoisovalerate dehydrogenase subunit alpha 1, mitochondrial-like isoform X2: MGFLRILLSNSRLIHRIGNKQPVGQFHGALVGSSTSLLSFHRFESTNTLKLVQPSLFTENDDNDYFQVMDFPGGQLPITPQMKFIAESSEKRLPCYRVLDDDGYPIPGSIFEEVSKELAVKMYSSMVTLQVMDTIFYEAQRQGRLSFYLTTAGEEGINIASAAALSVDDFVLPQYREVGVILWRGFPLKDIANQLFGNKFDYGKGRQMPCHHGSNELNYLTISSPIATQIPQAAGVAYSLKMDKKEACAITYLGDGSTSEGDFHAALNFAAVLDAPVVFICRNNGWAISTPVNEQFRSDGVASKGQAYGIRSIRVDGNDVLATHSAIRAAREMAIKEQKPILVEAMTYRVAHHSTSDDSTKYRPVEEIEHWKTAKSPISRFRKWIQRNGWWNDENESELRGDTRKQVLQVMQAAEKVEKPPLTDLFTDVYDKVPLNLQEQHKFIRDAVKKSPREYPSDVPI, translated from the exons ATGGGATTCCTCAGAATCCTCCTCTCTAATTCTAGGCTAATTCATAGAATTGGTAATAAACAACCAGTTGGCCAATTCCATGGTGCACTTGTTGGTTCTTCAACAAGTCTTCTATCATTTCACCGGTTTGAGTCTACCAACACACTCAAATTAGTGCAACCTTCTCTCTTTACTGAAAATGATGATAATGATTATTTTCAG GTCATGGATTTTCCTGGAGGGCAGCTTCCAATTACTCCTCAAATGAAATTTATTGCAGAGTCATCTGAAAAGAGGTTACCTTGTTATAGAGTCCTTGATGATGATGGCTATCCAATTCCAGGCAGCATTTTTGAGGAG GTGAGCAAAGAATTGGCTGTAAAAATGTATAGTTCAATGGTGACACTTCAAGTTATGGATACCATATTTTATGAAGCACAAAGGCAGGGGAGGTTATCTTTCTATCTCACTACTGCTGGAGAAGAAGGTATCAACATAGCATCTGCTGCTGCTCTCTCCGTCGATGACTTCGTCTTGCCTCAG TATAGGGAAGTAGGGGTTATCTTATGGCGGGGCTTCCCCCTGAAAGATATTGCCAATCAATTGTTCGGAAACAAGTTTGATTATGGAAAAGGAAGGCAAATGCCATGCCACCATGGTTCTAATGAGCTCAATTACTTAACTATTTCTTCGCCAATAGC GACACAGATTCCTCAGGCCGCGGGCGTTGCTTACTCTCTGAAAATGGATAAAAAGGAGGCTTGTGCTATTACTTATCTTGGAGATGGTAGCACCAGTGAG GGTGATTTTCATGCTGCTTTAAACTTTGCAGCGGTTTTGGACGCTCCTGTTGTCTTTATATGCCGCAACAATGGATGGGCCATTAGCACTCCTGTAAACGAACAATTTCGAA GTGATGGAGTTGCCTCAAAGGGTCAAGCCTATGGAATTAGAAGCATTCGTGTAGATGGCAATGATGTCTTGGCAACTCATAGTGCTATTCGTGCAGCTCGCGAAATGGCAATTAAGGAACAAAAGCCAATATTAGTAGAG GCCATGACTTATAGAGTAGCCCACCATTCAACATCTGATGATTCAACCAAGTATCGACCCGTCGAAGAAATAGAGCACTGGAAAACAGCAAAAAGTCCAATATCCAGATTCAGAAAATGGATTCAGAGAAATGGTTGGTGGAATGATGAAAATGAATCTGAACTTCGCGGAGACACCAGAAAACAG GTATTGCAAGTAATGCAAGCAGCAGAGAAGGTGGAGAAACCTCCATTGACAGATTTGTTTACGGATGTTTATGACAAAGTGCCATTAAATCTTCAAGAGCAACACAAGTTTATTAGGGATGCTGTAAAGAAATCTCCAAGAGAGTATCCTTCTGATGTTCCTATATAA